Within the Nitrosococcus wardiae genome, the region TTGGGGATTATTTATATACTCCTATTCGGACGTTGGTTACTTCCGGATCGGAAACCCGTTTTCAGCAGCTGGGACGATCCTCGGGAATATACGATGGAGATGCTGGTTCAATCCAGTAGCCCCCTGCTAGGGCGCACCATTGAAGATGCAGGCTTACGCAATCTGCCAGGCATGTATCTGGTTGAAATCAACCGCCAGGATCAAGTTATCCCCGCAGTGCGGCCCAATGAGAGGCTCCAGGCCAACGATCGGCTGATCTTTGTGGGGGTAATCGATACTGTCAAGGACCTGCAGAAGATTCGCGGGCTAATGCCTGCCACTAACCAGGTGTTTAAGCTCGATTCACCCCGCTCCGAGCGCTGCCTGATTGAAGCAGTCGTCTCTAATACCTGCCCGCTGGTGGGGACCACAATCCGCGGAGGCCAATTCCGCAGTGTCTATAATGCAGTCGTCATTGCAGTGGCACGTAATGGGGAAAGAGTCGGCGGGAAGATTGGCGATATTATCCTCCAGCCTGGAGATACCCTTCTTTTAGAAACTCGTCCTTCCTTTTTAGAACAACAGCGCAACTCACGGGATTTTTTTCTGGTCAGCGAAGTGGCCGACTCCAATCCTCCTCGCCATGACCGGGCTTGGATAGCCCTTACCATCTTAGTGGCCATGGTGAGTACTGTGACTTTACAATGGCTCAGCTTGTTAGAAGCCGCCCTCGTTGCTGCCGGGCTCATGATTATGACTCGATGCATTCACACCGCAGCTGCACGCCGCAGCGTGGACTGGCAGATACTTATCGTCATCGCGGCCTCTTTGGCTCTTGGCCAGGCGCTGCAACATACCGGTGCTGCTATAAATATCGCCCACATGGTACTGAGCTTCGTAGGCGATGACCCCTGGATAGCCCTGGCTGTCGTGCACTTGCTCACTGTACTGATGACCGAAGTCATCACCAATAATGCCGCCGCCGTCCTCATGTTCCCTATCGCCTTGGCGACCGCCGATAACCTTGGGGTTAACTTCATACCCTTTGCCATTTCCATCATGGTCGCCGCATCGGCCAGCTTCGCCACTCCAATAGGCTACCAAACGAACTTAATGGTGTATGGTCCTGGCGGCTATCATTTTATGGACTATCTCCGAATCGGACTTCCACTTAACCTCTTGGTATGGGGAATGACTGTTTTTATTGCCCCCAGAATATGGCCATTTTAAATATCTATTGAAGATACTGGGTATTAATTTCTTGGAAAATCCGGTAATATATTTGGACTAGCGAGTACCATAGACCACAATAGTCTTGCCTTTAACCCAAATCAAGCCCTGTTGCTGTAGCTCTTTAAGCACCCTTCCTGCCATCTCCCGAGAACAACCCACAATCCGACTTATCTCCTGCCGGGTAATACGGATTTGCATACCATCGGGGTGAGTCATGGCATCAGGCTGCTGGCACAGATCGAGCAATGTCCGCGCAATCCTGCCGGCGACATCCATAAAGGCGAGATGGCCCACTTTGCGGTTAGTCTCTAGTAGGCGTCGAGTGAGCTGACGCCCAAGAGCGAGGAGGATCCGATGATAATGCTCAGCAAGCGGACCTTGAACTAAAAGCCGCAATCGTTCATAGGTGATTTCCGCTAATTGGCAGGGGGTTCGAGCCCGTACTAACACGCTCCGATTTTGGAGTTCGGTAAATACCCCCATCTCACCGATGAAATCCCCCTTGTTAAGGTACGCTAAGATGAGTTGATTCCCCTCCTCATCTTCCATATAGACGGTTGCTGAACCTTTGCGGATGTAATAAAGGGTATCTGCCGGGTCTCCAGGATGCACAATAGGTGCCTTGGCAGGAAAATTCTTAATATGGCAGTACTCAAGAAAATGCTCAATGGAAGGTTCCCCCTCTGAGCGCAAATTCCGTAGCATTGTCGTCCTTCCTAACAGAGGTTCAGTCATAGTGTGGAGCCCTCATCCTAAGTCAATTCATATAGTAATATTGGCAGCGATAAGAGCATCTTTAATGACACGGGAGTTATCGCCGATGAAGGCACGTATTAAATGGATTGAGGGAAGCAGTTTCGCCGGCCAATCAGGAAGCGGCCACACCGTAGTGATGGAGGGTCCTCCAGAGAGTGGCGGGCGCAATTTGGGCATTCGTCCTATGGAAATGCTCCTGTTGGGAATGGGCGGCTGCACTGCCTTCGATGTCGTCCAAATCCTACAGAAAAGCCGACAACCGATTACCGATTGCGAAGTAGAGATTTCGGCCGAGCGAGCAGAAACCATACCTAAAATATTTACCCATATTCATGTCCACTTTAAAGTCTCCGGCCACGGACTTAAAGCGCACCATGTTAAACGAGCTATTGAGCTTTCTAGCGAAAAGTACTGCTCGGCCTCTATCATGTTAGGACAAACTGCTGCTATTAGTCACAGCTATGAGATCATTGACCTCGGCTAATTTAGGAGAGGAAGCCTAGTCCGCGCCCAATTAGAGACAACGGACTTGTATTAGAACTTATGGTAATGGTAGAACTAAAATTTAGATTTGGGATCAATTGAGAGGGCAGTAATCATTGGATAAGCCTCCAGCAACGGCCGGCCTGCGCCATGTCGCCTTATTCGTGAGTGATCTTGAGGCCTGTGAGAATTTCTATGTAGCCCTTCTGGGGATGCGAGTCGAATGGCGTCCAGATGCAGATAATGTGTATCTTACCTCAGGTCATGACAACCTGGCACTCCATCGAACGCCTCCGGATCAATCCCCGATAGGGCCACAGAGATTGGATCATATTGGCTTTATCATTCCTACCCCTGAGGCAGTAGATACCTGGTATGAGTATCTCAAGGCTCACCATGTGCCTATAAAGGCAACGCCACGCACCCACCGTGATGGCACCCGTAGCTTCTACTGCACTGATCCTGCAGGCACAACGCTACAACTCATTTACCACTCTTCTCTTGCCGAAAAATAGTGAGATAATGCGCCGCCCATGAGGGCGGGCAATATCTCCTAGGGTTGTCATTAGTCAGCGAGGAGGAAAGAGACACAAACAATGACACCTCTCTTTAATAAGATCAAGCTACATGGCTTCAATAATTTAACCAAAACGTTGAGCTTTAACATCTATGACATTTGCTATGCGCAAACACCTCAGCAGCGTCGGGAATATATTGAGTATATCGACGAAGAGTACAACGCTGAACGATTGACCCATATCCTGACCGAGGTGGCTGAAATTATCGGTGCCAATATCCTCAACGTTGCCCGGCAAGATTATGAGCCCCAGGGGGCCAGCGTCACCATGTTGATTGCTGAGGATGATACTAAGGAGAGGGAACAATTCACCAGCACAGAAGAGCCAGGTCCTCTGCCAGAAAGCCTTGTCTGCCACTTAGACAAGAGTCATCTTACCGTCCACACTTATCCGGAAAGCCACCCGGAAAATGGGATTAGTACATTTCGTGCTGATATTGATGTTTCTACCTGTGGTCGGGTCTCACCCTTGCGAGCACTCAACTATCTCATCCATAGCTTAGAATCAGATATCGTGACGATGGATTATCGAGTCCGGGGTTTTACCCGCAGTGTAGATGGAGGTAAGCATTTTATTGATCATGCTATAAACTCCATTCAAAACTTCATCGCTGAAGATACCAAGGAACGGTACCACATGATCGATGTCAATATCTATCAGGAAAACATCTTTCACACCAAGATGATGCTTAAGAATTTTGATCTTGATGATTACCTATTTGGAGGAAATGCCTCTGATCTCGCACCTAGGGAGCAGCAAAAAATTGCCAACCGAGTTAAAACCGAGATGCTAGAGATTTTCTATGGCAAGAATATGCCTCATATTGAATAACTTTGGAAATGATTTTAAAAGTTAAAGTGAAAAAAAACAGGAAATTACTGTCCCTTAACACAAGGGCCTAGATGATTCGATCCGTCTCTTCCATGACCCCCTCAATAATCCCGGCAAGGTGGTCTACCAAGACCGGATCGAAGCTGCCGTCATCAGTGTTTCGAAGTGGGGTAAATAGCTTTTCTAATTTTTTCCGCTGATGCTCTGGGATAGAGCGGGCGCTCGCAGTTTCAGTGGCATTATCAAGGCTGAGAATATCCCGTTGGGCGTGAGTCCGACGTGTTACGGCAGCATGATGATAGAGTGCTCGCCCCAGCACAACATAGGGGAAATTGATATTGCGTGCTGGGCCAACTCGCAATTCTGTTCCACCCAATGGCAACCCTAGCATTTTGACGTCCGAGATACGATTATAAGAGAACCAGGCTGAAGCTCCCACCACCATAGAGCCAACGGCAGCCCCCAGCAAAAAAGAAGTTCCTCCTACGGCTAAATCCACCCCCGATCCGACGAGTGCCCCGCTTGCGGCCCCGGTTGCAAGCAGTTGACGCCGTTTTAGTCCCCAAATATTCCAACTGTCTAGAGAAAAGAGATCCTCATCGAGTATTTCAATTTCTTTTTCTTGACTTTTCAATTCATGGTAATCATAAATATCTTCAATAGCGCGGCGGCCTTTTTGCTCAAAGCTACGTAACTTTGCTTTATATTTTTTAGCCAACGGCAATTCATAGGCGCGGGGATCCTCCTCAGAAGAGACCCGCTTGGTCACGCTAAGCGTAATCATATCCGCTAACATCTCAGCAATGCGCAAAGCACTGCGTTGACGCCGAGCACAACGATCTTCTTCTAGAATTTTCACTGCTCGGCTCAGTGGCGACTGCCATTCCTCTCGCAGTTGACCAAAGGCCTTGAGTAATTCAAGACGCTTGTGAAACTCTGCCGTAACGGCGTTAAATACCCGGACAATCCTAAAATATTGGCTTAATGCCGCGCGCCATTCTTCAATATAATTGTCGTGGCCAATCATATTAATAAGCGCAATGCTAGGTTGCCCTGTCCACCGCAGGATTTCCATCTCAGCTTCATACTCCTCACCATAGGGGCGGGAACCATCAATGACATACAAAATACCGGCCCCCCTCATCAGGGGATCAAGCAGTTCACATTCATCCACAAACTTACCTGTATTGCGATGAGTCTTCACAAATTGGCGGACGACGGCGGCCCGTTCTGCTGCCGTTGCCGCTCGCGCTTTCATCCATGCCAGTACCTGCCGCGCCCGCTGAAACCCGGGCGTATCTATTAAGATATATTGAACCTCGCCATCCACCTTCATGGGGAAGTGACGACATTTGGCGGTAGTACCCGGTATCGATGAAATTTGGACCGATTCATCTTGGGCAAGCGTGGCTACAATACTTGATTTGCCCTTGTTAGGATGACCCACTACGGCAAAGACGGGAGCCGACATTATTAGCTTGCCTCGAAATTTAATGGCCGGAAATCAAGCTGTGGGTCCCCCAGGCCTTGCAGTTTTTTCCGCCAAATCTCTAAGTCATTGGGCTCGGCAGCAACAAGATCGCGCTCATAGTTGAGCGCCAGTGGGATTACTGTAATCAGCCGTTGCGGTCCCAAAGCAGTCCGAAGCGCTTCTAAAAAATCCAAGAAATCCAAAAGAGGAGGTTCCCATGACTTGACAGTAATGATAATAGCGACTTCACCTCCCACCGTACGCAATTCCTCAATGATACGCTGGTCCTGCTCGATGGGATTTTTACCCCCCGCATGGAGTACATGACTGATGTTTACCGCCATAGCCAACCGCAACGCATCTTCCAGGCGGCGTTCATCCATATTAATCCTGGCCCAGTTAACCAGATATCCTTTAGCTCCGGCAAAACTCTCACTATGAAAAGGTTGTATTGCCTCTAGAACGGGTACTACCCTTGCTTCAGGCTCTACCGCCGCTGTTTCAACCACCGCATGATTCATGCGATCAAGAACCTGGGTAGCCCCTGGTGCATGGATTAAAGCGCTATTTAGCGCAGCATTAAAACGCCAATGGGCGAAAGCTAATGTGAAAAGCCTTGGCAATAGCCCATAAAAGATGATGCACATGAACAGAAATTCCCACCACTGCCCAAGTGCCACCAAATCCTTAGTTACCAACTTCACTCCGTTGGGCAACATTCCCCCATTTAATCGATAAAACCGGGTCACTTCAATGAGTTCGACAGAAGGAACCGCCCCCCCTAACCAATCACGCCAGGGCCAAGCCAGTTGCTGCATAAGCCACTGGAACCTTTCAGTTTGGAACTCCAGGGTAGTACTCCACCCAAAAGCCAGATCAGAAATGGTGACTAGATAAAGGCAACTCATTAATGCGCCCAAATTAAAAGCCACGGCGAACACCTGGGAAAGCTGTAATATCAACCATTTTCTCAGTTGACCGTAGGTGATGTGGCGCGCCTTTTGGTGGCCTAAGGCAGCCTCAAGGGCTAAGCGATAGTCTGGTGATAAAAAGCGTACAATGACAGGGGCTAATCGCCCTGGGCTCAACACACCAAAGAGATCCTGCAGCAACCGTGCTCCAGGGATAAATCGGAGTAAATTCCGGGGCAGCGCAATTATAGCGGACATCAACAAAAGCAAGAGTTGAAGCCCCACAAATACTGCTAATACGCTGACCACATTGACCGGTTGCGTACCATCATAGGCGAACACCCCTAAAACAGTTACCCAGCCGGCAATCACCCCCAAAAAAAACAATGTCAGCGTAATTAAACGAAGGATTCTGGCGGCATTATCGCCAGGAAGCTCCCTTTTACCCTCCGTGACTCGCCATAACCAGTGACGAAGCTGACTCCGGGGTTTATTTTCAAGGTGCCTCAGTTCCCGCCCAATATGACGGTCACGGTGGCGCAACTCTCCAGGATCCATGGCTGCATCCAAATCCATTTGCATGCTGAGGTCTACTAAGTCGGCGAGAATCGAACGATGTGATGCATGCTCCATAAAGCCACTGTTTCTAATTCAAAAGGTGACGAGGCCCTTCAAGACAGGACATGATATTTAAACACCGGCTACCCGCCTCTAACGAATTACTAGGGCATGATGGTTTGTGGTATTTACACCCATCATAACGACAGGCTAACTAACTAAAATATTGAGCCAATAGGGGGAGTGTGAAACTACATTTGAACTGTTAGTCTAATTTCGGGTATAACCTAGCTAGTGTAGCATATTTCAGGGCCCTGGCAGCCCCTGGCGGCTTTCCCCTTCATAAATCTCTCGGCTAGTGGTGGTAAAATGGTAAAATCTTCAATCATGCTATTATATTCTGTCAATTTGAGTACACAGGGGGAAAGGAAAGCCTAATCATGGGCGAAAACAACGGTAAACAGACGGTACCGGATCCAGGGCAACCACAGCTCCAAGTGGAAGAGCTGACTTGCCGTCGTGGTGAGCGATTACTGTTTGAAAATATGAGCTTTACCGTTAAGGCGGGAGACGTCCTTGAGGTCTCCGGTCACAACGGCTCAGGCAAGACCAGCTTACTACGGCTACTGTGTGGCTTATTGATACCCGAGAAAGGCACGCTCCTGTGGCGTGGACAACCTATTAATAAGATAAAGCCGCTGTATCACAGCGAACTTGCCTATGTCGGCCATACCGATGCCATCAAGGGAGATTTGACTGCCCGCGAGAATCTCATAATAGCGGGGGCACTCAATGGGGGAGGCATAGACCCAGAACAGGCCCTAGAACGGGTAGATTTATCCAGAATCCGGGAACTCCCTGGCCGTTTCCTGTCGGCAGGACAACGCCGTCGTTTGGCGCTCGCGCGACTCTTAGTAAATCGGGCACGGCTATGGCTTCTGGACGAACCCTTTACAGCTTTGGATAAGGTGGCCATCCGGACCATCGCTACCTTACTGGAGGAGCATGCTGCGGCAGGAGGAATGGCGGTTTTTACCAGCCATCACGCCATCAATATCGCCCACGCTCGAACCTTAGAAATTTCTGCCTAGACTTCCCTATGACTAGTTTAGCCTTACCGATGAACGGCTCTACCCTCTCCCAAGCTTGCTGGTGGCTCGCCAAGCGGGATCTTCTCTTGGTACTCAGACATCGCAGCGATGCGGCCAATCCACTCCTTTTTTTTATGATGGTAGCCAGTATTTTTCCACTTGGCATCGGACCAGAAACTGAGATTTTACGGCAAATTGCACCGGGTATCATCTGGATTGCAGCTTTACTTGCCACTTTGCTTTCTCTAGAAGCAATGTTCCGCTCGGATTTTGATGACGGCAGCCTAGAACAGCTGATTCTAAGTCCTCATCCCTTGCCCCTATTGGTGCTTGCAAAAACTTTTGCTCATT harbors:
- a CDS encoding SLC13 family permease, producing the protein MSFEAWLTLGVIVLILGLLMFTRKPPDVIVVGGVTLLLLADVLTPTEALAGLSNPAMATVGVLFIVAAGLRETGGIDWLAHHLLGNDRSLVWLQARIMVPTVTVSAFMNNTPVVAMLIPVITDFARRHSLSTSKLMIPLSYAAILGGTCTLIGTSTNLVVNGLLITQAKYTDLGLFEIAWVGVPIAVLGIIYILLFGRWLLPDRKPVFSSWDDPREYTMEMLVQSSSPLLGRTIEDAGLRNLPGMYLVEINRQDQVIPAVRPNERLQANDRLIFVGVIDTVKDLQKIRGLMPATNQVFKLDSPRSERCLIEAVVSNTCPLVGTTIRGGQFRSVYNAVVIAVARNGERVGGKIGDIILQPGDTLLLETRPSFLEQQRNSRDFFLVSEVADSNPPRHDRAWIALTILVAMVSTVTLQWLSLLEAALVAAGLMIMTRCIHTAAARRSVDWQILIVIAASLALGQALQHTGAAINIAHMVLSFVGDDPWIALAVVHLLTVLMTEVITNNAAAVLMFPIALATADNLGVNFIPFAISIMVAASASFATPIGYQTNLMVYGPGGYHFMDYLRIGLPLNLLVWGMTVFIAPRIWPF
- the crp gene encoding cAMP-activated global transcriptional regulator CRP → MLRNLRSEGEPSIEHFLEYCHIKNFPAKAPIVHPGDPADTLYYIRKGSATVYMEDEEGNQLILAYLNKGDFIGEMGVFTELQNRSVLVRARTPCQLAEITYERLRLLVQGPLAEHYHRILLALGRQLTRRLLETNRKVGHLAFMDVAGRIARTLLDLCQQPDAMTHPDGMQIRITRQEISRIVGCSREMAGRVLKELQQQGLIWVKGKTIVVYGTR
- a CDS encoding OsmC family protein, which gives rise to MKARIKWIEGSSFAGQSGSGHTVVMEGPPESGGRNLGIRPMEMLLLGMGGCTAFDVVQILQKSRQPITDCEVEISAERAETIPKIFTHIHVHFKVSGHGLKAHHVKRAIELSSEKYCSASIMLGQTAAISHSYEIIDLG
- a CDS encoding VOC family protein, producing the protein MDKPPATAGLRHVALFVSDLEACENFYVALLGMRVEWRPDADNVYLTSGHDNLALHRTPPDQSPIGPQRLDHIGFIIPTPEAVDTWYEYLKAHHVPIKATPRTHRDGTRSFYCTDPAGTTLQLIYHSSLAEK
- the speD gene encoding adenosylmethionine decarboxylase, whose product is MTPLFNKIKLHGFNNLTKTLSFNIYDICYAQTPQQRREYIEYIDEEYNAERLTHILTEVAEIIGANILNVARQDYEPQGASVTMLIAEDDTKEREQFTSTEEPGPLPESLVCHLDKSHLTVHTYPESHPENGISTFRADIDVSTCGRVSPLRALNYLIHSLESDIVTMDYRVRGFTRSVDGGKHFIDHAINSIQNFIAEDTKERYHMIDVNIYQENIFHTKMMLKNFDLDDYLFGGNASDLAPREQQKIANRVKTEMLEIFYGKNMPHIE
- a CDS encoding DUF3482 domain-containing protein: MSAPVFAVVGHPNKGKSSIVATLAQDESVQISSIPGTTAKCRHFPMKVDGEVQYILIDTPGFQRARQVLAWMKARAATAAERAAVVRQFVKTHRNTGKFVDECELLDPLMRGAGILYVIDGSRPYGEEYEAEMEILRWTGQPSIALINMIGHDNYIEEWRAALSQYFRIVRVFNAVTAEFHKRLELLKAFGQLREEWQSPLSRAVKILEEDRCARRQRSALRIAEMLADMITLSVTKRVSSEEDPRAYELPLAKKYKAKLRSFEQKGRRAIEDIYDYHELKSQEKEIEILDEDLFSLDSWNIWGLKRRQLLATGAASGALVGSGVDLAVGGTSFLLGAAVGSMVVGASAWFSYNRISDVKMLGLPLGGTELRVGPARNINFPYVVLGRALYHHAAVTRRTHAQRDILSLDNATETASARSIPEHQRKKLEKLFTPLRNTDDGSFDPVLVDHLAGIIEGVMEETDRII
- a CDS encoding DUF2868 domain-containing protein — protein: MEHASHRSILADLVDLSMQMDLDAAMDPGELRHRDRHIGRELRHLENKPRSQLRHWLWRVTEGKRELPGDNAARILRLITLTLFFLGVIAGWVTVLGVFAYDGTQPVNVVSVLAVFVGLQLLLLLMSAIIALPRNLLRFIPGARLLQDLFGVLSPGRLAPVIVRFLSPDYRLALEAALGHQKARHITYGQLRKWLILQLSQVFAVAFNLGALMSCLYLVTISDLAFGWSTTLEFQTERFQWLMQQLAWPWRDWLGGAVPSVELIEVTRFYRLNGGMLPNGVKLVTKDLVALGQWWEFLFMCIIFYGLLPRLFTLAFAHWRFNAALNSALIHAPGATQVLDRMNHAVVETAAVEPEARVVPVLEAIQPFHSESFAGAKGYLVNWARINMDERRLEDALRLAMAVNISHVLHAGGKNPIEQDQRIIEELRTVGGEVAIIITVKSWEPPLLDFLDFLEALRTALGPQRLITVIPLALNYERDLVAAEPNDLEIWRKKLQGLGDPQLDFRPLNFEAS
- the ccmA gene encoding cytochrome c biogenesis heme-transporting ATPase CcmA, which produces MGENNGKQTVPDPGQPQLQVEELTCRRGERLLFENMSFTVKAGDVLEVSGHNGSGKTSLLRLLCGLLIPEKGTLLWRGQPINKIKPLYHSELAYVGHTDAIKGDLTARENLIIAGALNGGGIDPEQALERVDLSRIRELPGRFLSAGQRRRLALARLLVNRARLWLLDEPFTALDKVAIRTIATLLEEHAAAGGMAVFTSHHAINIAHARTLEISA